The following proteins are encoded in a genomic region of Peromyscus eremicus chromosome 14, PerEre_H2_v1, whole genome shotgun sequence:
- the LOC131924303 gene encoding E3 ubiquitin-protein ligase RNF113A, which translates to MAEQVSQGKSADQVCSFLFKKPGRKGSAGRRKRPVCDPGSGESGSSSDEGCAVVRPEKKRATHNPMIQKTSGSGKQKGAYCDLSSEEEEKTENESLGVVYKSTRSAKPVGPEDMGATAVYELDTEKERDAQAIFERSQKIQEELRGKEDDKIYRGINNYQKYMKPKDTSMGNASSGMVRKGPIRAPEHLRATVRWDYQPDICKDYKETGFCGFGDSCKFLHDRSDYKHGWQIERELDEGRYGVYEDENYEVESDDEEIPFKCFICRQTFQNPVVTKCKHYFCETCALQHFRTTPRCYVCEQQTHGVFNPAKELIAKLEKCRTAEGGASNTPEDPDGV; encoded by the coding sequence ATGGCAGAGCAAGTTTCTCAAGGAAAGTCGGCGGACcaggtgtgctctttcctcttcAAAAAGCCCGGGCGGAAAGGGAGCGCTGGCCGCCGGAAGCGGCCAGTGTGCGACCCGGGCTCCGGGGAAAGCGGAAGCAGTAGCGACGAAGGCTGCGCCGTGGTGCGACCGGAGAAGAAGCGGGCCACCCACAATCCAATGATCCAGAAGACGAGTGGCAGCGGTAAACAGAAGGGGGCCTACTGTGATCTGAGCAGcgaagaggaggagaagacagaGAATGAGAGTCTGGGCGTAGTCTACAAGTCCACGCGCTCGGCCAAACCAGTGGGGCCCGAGGATATGGGGGCGACAGCTGTCTACGAGCTGGACACAGAAAAAGAGCGAGACGCGCAGGCCATCTTTGAGCGCAGCCAAAAAATCCAGGAGGAGTTGAGAGGCAAGGAGGATGACAAGATCTATCGTGGAATTAATAATTATCAGAAGTACATGAAGCCAAAGGATACGTCCATGGGCAATGCCTCCTCCGGCATGGTGAGAAAGGGCCCCATCCGAGCCCCCGAACATCTACGTGCCACCGTGCGCTGGGATTACCAGCCTGACATCTGTAAGGACTACAAGGAAACTGGCTTCTGTGGCTTTGGAGACAGCTGCAAATTCCTCCATGACCGTTCAGATTACAAGCACGGGTGGCAGATCGAACGCGAGCTTGACGAGGGCCGTTATGGTGTGTATGAAGATGAAAACTACGAAGTAGAAAGTGATGATGAGGAAATACCATTCAAATGTTTCATCTGTCGCCAAACCTTCCAAAATCCAGTTGTCACCAAGTGTAAGCATTATTTCTGTGAGACGTGTGCACTGCAGCATTTCCGCACCACTCCACGCTGCTATGTTTGTGAGCAGCAGACCCATGGGGTCTTCAATCCAGCGAAAGAATTGATTGCTAAATTGGAGAAGTGTCGAACAGCAGAGGGAGGTGCTTCCAACACCCCAGAAGACCCTGATGGGGTCTAA